A window from Macaca thibetana thibetana isolate TM-01 chromosome 7, ASM2454274v1, whole genome shotgun sequence encodes these proteins:
- the RPUSD2 gene encoding pseudouridylate synthase RPUSD2 isoform X1, whose product MWLGGRGWLGVLGHWRCDLRCPSFARTWSGFKGPMAETLSTQVGTAGGLRAPHQQNGDAGGDARVEPSPGSPKPAGREVEPAPVGGEYPSAAAPGPGKRKKRRGATGERVVPPPKKRRTGVSFGDEHFKETSYYFEGGLRKVRPYYFDFQTYCKGRWVGHSLLHVFSTEFRAQPLAYYEAAVQAGRLHLNEKPVQDLNIVLKDNDFLRNTVHRHEPPVTAEPIRLLAENEDMVVVDKPSSIPVHPCGRFRHNTVIFILGKEHQLKELHPLHRLDRLTSGVLMFAKTAAVSERIHEQVRDRQLEKEYVCRVEGEFPTEEVTCKEPILVVSYKVGVCRVDTRGKPCETVFQRLSYNGQSSVVRCRPLTGRTHQIRVHLQFLGHPILNDPIYNSVAWGPSRGRGGRIPKTDEELLRDLVAEHQAKQSLDVLDLCEGDLSSGLTDSTAPSSELGKDSLEELAAAAQKMEEVAEAAPQKLDTIALAPEKAVETDVTNQEADSLCAECRLVRQDPLPKDLVMFLHALRYKGPGFEYFSPMPAWAQDDWQKD is encoded by the exons ATGTGGCTGGGCGGCCGCGGATGGCTCGGGGTTCTCGGACATTGGCGCTGCGACCTTCGGTGCCCTAGCTTTGCCAGGACTTGGAGTGGCTTTAAGGGCCCAATGGCAGAAACACTGTCTACCCAGGTTGGGACAGCGGGCGGTTTGAGGGCTCCGCATCAGCAAAACGGTGACGCTGGTGGCGACGCGAGGGTTGAGCCGTCCCCGGGGTCCCCGAAGCCGGCTGGCCGGGAAGTGGAGCCGGCCCCAGTAGGCGGGGAGTATCCCTCGGCTGCAGCCCCGGGCCCGGGCAAGCGTAAGAAGCGACGGGGCGCAACCGGGGAGCGTGTCGTGCCGCCCCCGAAGAAGCGGCGGACAGGGGTGAGCTTCGGAGATGAGCACTTTAAAGAAACCAGTTATTACTTCGAGGGCGGCCTGCGTAAGGTGCGGCCCTATTACTTTGACTTCCAGACCTACTGCAAAGGTCGCTGGGTGGGCCACAGCTTGCTGCACGTCTTCAGCACCGAGTTCCGAGCTCAGCCCCTGGCCTACTACGAGGCCGCGGTCCAGGCGGGCCGCCTGCACCTCAACGAGAAGCCGGTGCAGGACCTCAACATCGTGCTCAAG GACAATGATTTCTTGCGGAACACAGtgcacaggcatgagccaccagtcACAGCAGAGCCCATTCGCCTGCTAGCTGAGAACGAAGATATGGTGGTTGTAGACAAGCCTTCCTCCATTCCCGTTCACCCCTGTGGCCGCTTCCGACACAACACAGTTATCTTCATCCTAGGCAAGGAGCACCAACTGAAGGAGTTACACCCCTTGCATCGGCTTGACCGCCTTACCTCAGGGGTGCTTATGTTTGCCAAGACAGCTGCAGTCTCTGAGAGAATTCACGAGCAGGTTCGGGACCGGCAG CTGGAGAAGGAGTACGTGTGCCGGGTGGAAGGGGAGTTCCCCACTGAGGAAGTGACCTGTAAAGAACCCATCTTAGTGGTGTCTTACAAAGTAGGGGTGTGCCGTGTAGATACCCGGGGCAAGCCCTGTGAGACAGTGTTCCAGAGGCTAAGCTACAATGGCCAGTCCAGTGTGGTACGGTGCCGGCCACTCACAGGCCGCACACACCAGATTCGAGTCCACCTTCAGTTCTTGGGCCATCCCATTCTCAACGACCCCATCTACAACTCAGTTGCCTGGGGTCCCTCCCGAGGCCGGGGCGGCCGCATTCCCAagacagatgaggagttgctgcGGGACCTGGTAGCAGAGCATCAGGCCAAACAGAGCCTGGATGTGCTAGATCTCTGTGAGGGTGATCTGTCCTCAGGACTCACAGACTCTACGGCCCCCTCCTCAGAGTTGGGCAAGGACAGCCTGGAAGAGTTGGCTGCAGCTGCCCAGAAGATGGAGGAAGTAGCTGAGGCAGCCCCTCAGAAGTTGGACACAATAGCCTTGGCACCAGAGAAGGCAGTTGAAACAGATGTCACGAATCAAGAGGCAGACTCACTCTGTGCAGAGTGCCGGCTGGTTCGACAGGATCCCTTGCCCAAAGACCTTGTGATGTTCCTACATGCCCTACGCTATAAAGGGCCAGGCTTTGAGTACTTTTCCCCAATGCCTGCCTGGGCACAGGATGACTGGCAAAAAGACTGA
- the RPUSD2 gene encoding pseudouridylate synthase RPUSD2 isoform X2, translating to MWLGGRGWLGVLGHWRCDLRCPSFARTWSGFKGPMAETLSTQVGTAGGLRAPHQQNGDAGGDARVEPSPGSPKPAGREVEPAPVGGEYPSAAAPGPGKRKKRRGATGERVVPPPKKRRTGVSFGDEHFKETSYYFEGGLRKDNDFLRNTVHRHEPPVTAEPIRLLAENEDMVVVDKPSSIPVHPCGRFRHNTVIFILGKEHQLKELHPLHRLDRLTSGVLMFAKTAAVSERIHEQVRDRQLEKEYVCRVEGEFPTEEVTCKEPILVVSYKVGVCRVDTRGKPCETVFQRLSYNGQSSVVRCRPLTGRTHQIRVHLQFLGHPILNDPIYNSVAWGPSRGRGGRIPKTDEELLRDLVAEHQAKQSLDVLDLCEGDLSSGLTDSTAPSSELGKDSLEELAAAAQKMEEVAEAAPQKLDTIALAPEKAVETDVTNQEADSLCAECRLVRQDPLPKDLVMFLHALRYKGPGFEYFSPMPAWAQDDWQKD from the exons ATGTGGCTGGGCGGCCGCGGATGGCTCGGGGTTCTCGGACATTGGCGCTGCGACCTTCGGTGCCCTAGCTTTGCCAGGACTTGGAGTGGCTTTAAGGGCCCAATGGCAGAAACACTGTCTACCCAGGTTGGGACAGCGGGCGGTTTGAGGGCTCCGCATCAGCAAAACGGTGACGCTGGTGGCGACGCGAGGGTTGAGCCGTCCCCGGGGTCCCCGAAGCCGGCTGGCCGGGAAGTGGAGCCGGCCCCAGTAGGCGGGGAGTATCCCTCGGCTGCAGCCCCGGGCCCGGGCAAGCGTAAGAAGCGACGGGGCGCAACCGGGGAGCGTGTCGTGCCGCCCCCGAAGAAGCGGCGGACAGGGGTGAGCTTCGGAGATGAGCACTTTAAAGAAACCAGTTATTACTTCGAGGGCGGCCTGCGTAAG GACAATGATTTCTTGCGGAACACAGtgcacaggcatgagccaccagtcACAGCAGAGCCCATTCGCCTGCTAGCTGAGAACGAAGATATGGTGGTTGTAGACAAGCCTTCCTCCATTCCCGTTCACCCCTGTGGCCGCTTCCGACACAACACAGTTATCTTCATCCTAGGCAAGGAGCACCAACTGAAGGAGTTACACCCCTTGCATCGGCTTGACCGCCTTACCTCAGGGGTGCTTATGTTTGCCAAGACAGCTGCAGTCTCTGAGAGAATTCACGAGCAGGTTCGGGACCGGCAG CTGGAGAAGGAGTACGTGTGCCGGGTGGAAGGGGAGTTCCCCACTGAGGAAGTGACCTGTAAAGAACCCATCTTAGTGGTGTCTTACAAAGTAGGGGTGTGCCGTGTAGATACCCGGGGCAAGCCCTGTGAGACAGTGTTCCAGAGGCTAAGCTACAATGGCCAGTCCAGTGTGGTACGGTGCCGGCCACTCACAGGCCGCACACACCAGATTCGAGTCCACCTTCAGTTCTTGGGCCATCCCATTCTCAACGACCCCATCTACAACTCAGTTGCCTGGGGTCCCTCCCGAGGCCGGGGCGGCCGCATTCCCAagacagatgaggagttgctgcGGGACCTGGTAGCAGAGCATCAGGCCAAACAGAGCCTGGATGTGCTAGATCTCTGTGAGGGTGATCTGTCCTCAGGACTCACAGACTCTACGGCCCCCTCCTCAGAGTTGGGCAAGGACAGCCTGGAAGAGTTGGCTGCAGCTGCCCAGAAGATGGAGGAAGTAGCTGAGGCAGCCCCTCAGAAGTTGGACACAATAGCCTTGGCACCAGAGAAGGCAGTTGAAACAGATGTCACGAATCAAGAGGCAGACTCACTCTGTGCAGAGTGCCGGCTGGTTCGACAGGATCCCTTGCCCAAAGACCTTGTGATGTTCCTACATGCCCTACGCTATAAAGGGCCAGGCTTTGAGTACTTTTCCCCAATGCCTGCCTGGGCACAGGATGACTGGCAAAAAGACTGA